A single window of Myripristis murdjan chromosome 21, fMyrMur1.1, whole genome shotgun sequence DNA harbors:
- the LOC115380259 gene encoding trace amine-associated receptor 1-like: MAGMAISSQGQLQRIPCPIGMENAPSHGNNKEGEKDSSLQDGGGSRESLLLAMEQERRAELEARRRRWAVTWPPLPTHQKPKPPDSETMILHILLSSISLLTVALNLMVIISISHYRQLHTPTNLVLLSLAVSDFLVGLLLIPVKILLTWVCWFWGEHMCAVRYCTSFIVTSASVGNMALISVDRYVAICHPLHYPTKVTQSKAKVCVCVCWIGSVLSTSYLLKDLLRQPNRFMSCHGECVIIIDYITGTADFVLNFFLPITAIIVLYIRVFVVAVSQARAMRFHIVSVTLQPSGTGTAKKSELKAARTLGIVVVVFLICLFPYYSPSLAGQDYTVGPSYLSFGIWLMFCNSCVNPLIYAFFYPWFRKCIKHIVTLQILQPDSCEANIL; encoded by the exons ATGGCAGGCATGGCTATTTCTAGTCAAGGTCAGCTGCAGAGGATTCCCTGCCCAATCGGTATGGAGAATGCTCCCAGCCATGGAAATaacaaggaaggagagaaagacagcagtTTGCAGGATGggggaggcagcagagagagcctATTGCTGGCTATGGAGCAGGAGAGAAGAGCTGAGCTGGaagccaggaggaggagatgggcaGTGACTTGGCCACCACTGCCGACCCACCA GAAGCCGAAGCCTCCTGACTCCGAGACCATGATCCTTCACATCCTgctgtcctccatctctctgctcactgtggctctcaacctgatggtcatcatctccatctcccactACAG GCAGCTCCACACCCCCACAAACCTTGTCCTCCTGTCTCTGGCTGTCTCAGACTTCCTTGTGGGCCTCCTGCTCATACCAGTTAAAATCCTCCTCACATGGGTCTGCTGGTTTTGGGGGGAACACATGTGTGCTGTGCGTTACTGTACTTCCTTTATTGTTACCTCTGCCTCAGTAGGAAACATGGCGCTCATATCAGTCGACCGCTATGTGGCTATTTGTCACCCTCTGCATTACCCCACCAAAGTCACTCAGAGCAAAGCtaaagtctgtgtttgtgtgtgttggattgGCTCTGTTCTCTCTACAAGTTATCTTCTAAAAGATTTACTTAGGCAACCAAACAGATTTATGTCTTGTCATGGAGAGTGTGTGATTATTATTGACTACATCACAGGAACTGCTGACTTTGTCTTAAACTTTTTCCTTCCCATTACTGCCATCATAGTTCTGTACATCAGAGTGTTTGTGGTCGCTGTGTCTCAGGCTCGTGCCATGAGATTCCACattgtgtctgtcactctgcagccttcagggaCTGGAACTGCTAAGAAATCGGAGCTGAAAGCAGCCAGGACTCTTGGTATTGTCGTAGTTGTGTTTCTGATATGTCTCTTTCCATattactctccctctcttgcagGCCAGGATTACACAGTTGGTCCTTCATATTTGTCCTTCGGGATTTGGTTGATGTTTTGTAACTCCTGTGTAAATCCTTTGATCTATGCCTTTTTCTACCCCTGGttcagaaaatgtattaaaCACATAGTTACACTTCAGATCCTGCAGCCTGACTCCTGTGAGGCCAACATACTGTAG